One genomic segment of Chelmon rostratus isolate fCheRos1 chromosome 22, fCheRos1.pri, whole genome shotgun sequence includes these proteins:
- the LOC121625610 gene encoding dynamin-1-like protein isoform X2, with amino-acid sequence MEALIPVINKLQDVFNTVGADIIQLPQIAVVGTQSSGKSSVLESLVGRDLLPRGTGIVTRRPLILQLVHVDPGDARKNDESGREGEEWGKFLHTKNKIYTDFDEIRQEIENETERISGNNKGISDEPIHLKIFSPHVVNLTLVDLPGITKVPVGDQPKDIEVQIRDLILKHISNPNCIILAVTAANTDMATSEALKVAREVDPDGRRTLAVVTKLDLMDAGTDAMDVLMGRVIPVKLGLIGVVNRSQLDINNKKSVADAIRDEHAFLQKKYPSLANRNGTKYLARTLNRLLMHHIRDCLPELKTRINVLAAQYQSLLSSYGEPVEDQSATLLQLITKFATEYCNTIEGTAKYIETAELCGGARICYIFHETFGRTLESVDPLGGLSTIDILTAIRNATGPRPSLFVPEVSFELLVKKQVKRLEEPSLRCVELVHEEMQRIIQHCSNYSTQELQRFPKLHEAIVEVVTSLLRKRLPITNEMVHNLVAIELAYINTKHPDFADACGVLNNNIEEQRRNRMRELPTAVPRDKSVGKGPAGPAVVSGEPLASGADMDGAKAPAAGPPGEQDGTGNWRGMLKKGEEAPGSGPGSPLKGAVNLLDVPVPVARKLSSREQRDCEVIERLIKSYFLIVRKNIQDSVPKAVMHFLVNHVKDSLQSELVGQLYKSGLLNDLLTESEDMAQRRKESADMLQALQKASQVIAEIRETHLW; translated from the exons ATGGAGGCTCTTATCCCGGTTATAAACAAGCTCCAAGATGTATTCAACACAGTGGGTGCGGATATCATACAGCTGCCACAGATAGCAGTGGTGGGGACTCAG AGCAGTGGCAAGAGCTCAGTGCTGGAGAGCCTGGTGGGCAGGGACCTGCTGCCCCGTGGGACCGGCATCGTAACCAGGCGACCTCTCATCCTCCAACTGGTCCACGTAGATCCTGGAGATGCAAGGAAAAATGATGAAAGTG GCAGAGAAGGTGAAGAGTGGGGCAAGTTTCTGCACACGAAAAATAAG ATCTACACAGATTTTGATGAAATCAGGCaagaaattgaaaatgaaacagagcGAATATCAGGGAACAATAAG GGGATCAGTGATGAACCCATTCATCTGAAGATATTTTCTCCTCACGTTGTCAACCTCACACTGGTGGATCTGCCAGGAATTACGAAG GTGCCCGTGGGTGATCAGCCTAAGGACATTGAGGTTCAGATAAGAGATCTAATCCTGAAGCACATCTCTAACCCCAACTGCATCATCCTGGCTGTCACTGCGGCGAACACTGACATGGCCACCTCAGAGGCCCTCAAGGTGGCCCGGGAGGTCGACCCCGACG GCAGGAGGACGCTGGCTGTGGTGACCAAGCTGGACCTGATGGACGCTGGCACTGACGCTATGGACGTACTGATGGGCAGAGTCATTCCTGTCAAACTGGGTCTCATTGGAGTAGTCAACAG GAGCCAGCTGGACATCAATAATAAAAAGTCTGTGGCTGATGCCATTCGAGACGAAcatgctttcctgcagaagaaaTATCCATCTCTCGCCAACAGAAACGGAACCAAATACCTGGCCAGAACCCTGAACAG GTTACTGATGCATCACATCCGAGACTGTCTCCCCGAGCTGAAGACACGGATCAACGTCCTGGCAGCCCAGTACCAGTCCCTGCTCAGCAGCTACGGCGAGCCCGTCGAAGACCAGAGCGCCACCTTGCTCCAGCTCATCACTAAGTTCGCCACAGAGTACTGCAACACCATAGAGGGCACGGCCAAGTACATCGAGACGGCAGAGCT GTGCGGTGGAGCCAGGATTTGTTACATATTCCACGAGACTTTTGGCAGAACATTGGAGTCTGTGGATCCTCTGGGAGGACTCAGCACCATAGACATCCTGACAGCCATAAGGAACGCAACC GGCCCGCGTCCCTCCCTGTTTGTGCCTGAGGTTTCCTTCGAGCTGCTGGTGAAGAAGCAGGTGAAACGCCTGGAGGAGCCCAGTTTGCGTTGCGTGGAGCTGGTCCACGAGGAGATGCAGAGGATCATCCAGCACTGCAGCAACTACAGCACACAG gagctgcagaggttcCCAAAGCTCCACGAGGCCATCGTGGAAGTCGTCACCTCCCTGCTGAGGAAGAGGCTGCCCATCACCAATGAGATG GTGCATAACTTGGTTGCGATAGAGCTGGCCTACATCAACACCAAACATCCAGACTTTGCAGATGCCTGCGGGGTCTTGAATAACAATATAGAG gagcAAAGGAGAAACAGGATGAGAGAGCTGCCCACTGCAGTGCCCAGGGATAAg TCTGTTGGCAAAGGCCCGGCTGGCCCAGCTGTGGTTTCTGGCGAGCCCCTTGCGTCTGGAGCAGACATGGACGGTGCCAAG GCCCCAGCAGCAGGGCCGCCAGGCGAGCAGGACGGCACGGGGAACTGGAGGGGGATGCTGAAGAAAGGGGAGGAAGCCCCCGGCTCTGGACCTGGAAGCCCTCTTAAAGGAGCTGTCAACCTACTGGATGTG CCTGTGCCGGTTGCCAGGAAGCTGTCATCACGTGAGCAGCGGGACTGTGAGGTCATCGAACGCCTCATCAAGTCTTACTTTCTCATCGTTCGCAAGAATATCCAGGACAG TGTGCCGAAGGCAGTGATGCACTTCCTGGTCAACCATGTGAAGGACAGCCTCCAGAGCGAGCTTGTTGGCCAGCTGTATAAATCTGGCCTCCTCAACGATCTGCTGACTGAGTCGGAGGACATGGCCCAGCGGCGCAAGGAGTCCGCCGACATGCTGCAG GCGTTGCAAAAAGCCAGCCAGGTGATCGCAGAGATCAGGGAAACACATCTGTGGTGA
- the LOC121625610 gene encoding dynamin-1-like protein isoform X1, producing the protein MEALIPVINKLQDVFNTVGADIIQLPQIAVVGTQSSGKSSVLESLVGRDLLPRGTGIVTRRPLILQLVHVDPGDARKNDESGREGEEWGKFLHTKNKIYTDFDEIRQEIENETERISGNNKGISDEPIHLKIFSPHVVNLTLVDLPGITKVPVGDQPKDIEVQIRDLILKHISNPNCIILAVTAANTDMATSEALKVAREVDPDGRRTLAVVTKLDLMDAGTDAMDVLMGRVIPVKLGLIGVVNRSQLDINNKKSVADAIRDEHAFLQKKYPSLANRNGTKYLARTLNRLLMHHIRDCLPELKTRINVLAAQYQSLLSSYGEPVEDQSATLLQLITKFATEYCNTIEGTAKYIETAELCGGARICYIFHETFGRTLESVDPLGGLSTIDILTAIRNATGPRPSLFVPEVSFELLVKKQVKRLEEPSLRCVELVHEEMQRIIQHCSNYSTQELQRFPKLHEAIVEVVTSLLRKRLPITNEMVHNLVAIELAYINTKHPDFADACGVLNNNIEEQRRNRMRELPTAVPRDKAPAAGPPGEQDGTGNWRGMLKKGEEAPGSGPGSPLKGAVNLLDVPVPVARKLSSREQRDCEVIERLIKSYFLIVRKNIQDSVPKAVMHFLVNHVKDSLQSELVGQLYKSGLLNDLLTESEDMAQRRKESADMLQALQKASQVIAEIRETHLW; encoded by the exons ATGGAGGCTCTTATCCCGGTTATAAACAAGCTCCAAGATGTATTCAACACAGTGGGTGCGGATATCATACAGCTGCCACAGATAGCAGTGGTGGGGACTCAG AGCAGTGGCAAGAGCTCAGTGCTGGAGAGCCTGGTGGGCAGGGACCTGCTGCCCCGTGGGACCGGCATCGTAACCAGGCGACCTCTCATCCTCCAACTGGTCCACGTAGATCCTGGAGATGCAAGGAAAAATGATGAAAGTG GCAGAGAAGGTGAAGAGTGGGGCAAGTTTCTGCACACGAAAAATAAG ATCTACACAGATTTTGATGAAATCAGGCaagaaattgaaaatgaaacagagcGAATATCAGGGAACAATAAG GGGATCAGTGATGAACCCATTCATCTGAAGATATTTTCTCCTCACGTTGTCAACCTCACACTGGTGGATCTGCCAGGAATTACGAAG GTGCCCGTGGGTGATCAGCCTAAGGACATTGAGGTTCAGATAAGAGATCTAATCCTGAAGCACATCTCTAACCCCAACTGCATCATCCTGGCTGTCACTGCGGCGAACACTGACATGGCCACCTCAGAGGCCCTCAAGGTGGCCCGGGAGGTCGACCCCGACG GCAGGAGGACGCTGGCTGTGGTGACCAAGCTGGACCTGATGGACGCTGGCACTGACGCTATGGACGTACTGATGGGCAGAGTCATTCCTGTCAAACTGGGTCTCATTGGAGTAGTCAACAG GAGCCAGCTGGACATCAATAATAAAAAGTCTGTGGCTGATGCCATTCGAGACGAAcatgctttcctgcagaagaaaTATCCATCTCTCGCCAACAGAAACGGAACCAAATACCTGGCCAGAACCCTGAACAG GTTACTGATGCATCACATCCGAGACTGTCTCCCCGAGCTGAAGACACGGATCAACGTCCTGGCAGCCCAGTACCAGTCCCTGCTCAGCAGCTACGGCGAGCCCGTCGAAGACCAGAGCGCCACCTTGCTCCAGCTCATCACTAAGTTCGCCACAGAGTACTGCAACACCATAGAGGGCACGGCCAAGTACATCGAGACGGCAGAGCT GTGCGGTGGAGCCAGGATTTGTTACATATTCCACGAGACTTTTGGCAGAACATTGGAGTCTGTGGATCCTCTGGGAGGACTCAGCACCATAGACATCCTGACAGCCATAAGGAACGCAACC GGCCCGCGTCCCTCCCTGTTTGTGCCTGAGGTTTCCTTCGAGCTGCTGGTGAAGAAGCAGGTGAAACGCCTGGAGGAGCCCAGTTTGCGTTGCGTGGAGCTGGTCCACGAGGAGATGCAGAGGATCATCCAGCACTGCAGCAACTACAGCACACAG gagctgcagaggttcCCAAAGCTCCACGAGGCCATCGTGGAAGTCGTCACCTCCCTGCTGAGGAAGAGGCTGCCCATCACCAATGAGATG GTGCATAACTTGGTTGCGATAGAGCTGGCCTACATCAACACCAAACATCCAGACTTTGCAGATGCCTGCGGGGTCTTGAATAACAATATAGAG gagcAAAGGAGAAACAGGATGAGAGAGCTGCCCACTGCAGTGCCCAGGGATAAg GCCCCAGCAGCAGGGCCGCCAGGCGAGCAGGACGGCACGGGGAACTGGAGGGGGATGCTGAAGAAAGGGGAGGAAGCCCCCGGCTCTGGACCTGGAAGCCCTCTTAAAGGAGCTGTCAACCTACTGGATGTG CCTGTGCCGGTTGCCAGGAAGCTGTCATCACGTGAGCAGCGGGACTGTGAGGTCATCGAACGCCTCATCAAGTCTTACTTTCTCATCGTTCGCAAGAATATCCAGGACAG TGTGCCGAAGGCAGTGATGCACTTCCTGGTCAACCATGTGAAGGACAGCCTCCAGAGCGAGCTTGTTGGCCAGCTGTATAAATCTGGCCTCCTCAACGATCTGCTGACTGAGTCGGAGGACATGGCCCAGCGGCGCAAGGAGTCCGCCGACATGCTGCAG GCGTTGCAAAAAGCCAGCCAGGTGATCGCAGAGATCAGGGAAACACATCTGTGGTGA
- the stmp1 gene encoding short transmembrane mitochondrial protein 1 has protein sequence MLQFLAGFTLGNVVGMYLAQNYDVPNIAKKIDAFKKDVEAKKKPPE, from the exons ATGCTGCAGTTTCTG GCTGGCTTTACCTTGGGAAATGTTGTGGGGATGTACCTGGCTCAAAATTATGAC GTGCCCAACATAGCCAAGAAAATCGATGCCTTTAAAAAAGACGTGGAGGCCAAGAAGAAGCCCCCAGAGTGA
- the LOC121626038 gene encoding small lysine-rich protein 1 yields MPTKSRKSRSHSSRPTKKTGSPKTPKKRSSSAKSSKTEVDILSPAAMENVYYISHNAVDCLEFRGFGWPHSKKKKKKKKGTKRKKKK; encoded by the exons ATG CCCACCAAATCCAGGAAGTCAAGGTCCCACAGTTCAAGGCCTACCAAGAAGACTGGGAGtccaaaaacacccaaaaagAGGTCCTCCAGTGCCAAATCCAGCAAGACAGAGGTGGACATCCTCAGCCCAGCAGCCATGGAGAATGTCtactacatttcccacaatgcagtggACTGTCTGGAGTTTAGAGGCTTTGGGTGGCcacattcaaagaaaaaaaagaaaaagaagaagggaaCAAAacggaagaagaagaagtag
- the tnnt2e gene encoding troponin T2e, cardiac, which yields MSEEVVEEMLEEEEAPPAIEEPAEEEPAEEESPAADEDDSKPKPKAFAAPIAVPKIPEGEKVDFDDIHRKRQEKDLTELQSLIEAHFIQRKKDEEELIALVNRIEKRRAERAEQLRVRTEQEKERQARLAEEKERREQEEARKKHDEDAKKKKALTNMTQQYGGVQQRQDGKRGAKKQTEREKKKKILADRRKPLNIDHLSEDKVKEKAGELWQWLMTLEAEKFDLTEKLKRQKYDINVLQTRINEQQKFAKGRGKAKGRLR from the exons ATGTCTGAAGAAGTAGTCGAGGAGATGCT GGAGGAGG AAGAAGCTCCACCTGCAATAGAAG AGCCTGCAGAGGAAG AGCCTGCAGAGGAAG AGTCTCCAGCTGCAGATGAAG ATGACTCCAAACCCAAACCAAA GGCATTTGCTGCACCTATAGCTGTGCCAAAGATaccagagggagaaaaagtCGACTTTGAT GACATCCACAGGAAGCGTCAAGAGAAGGATCTGACTGAGCTGCAGTCTCTGATCGAGGCCCACTTCATCCAGAGgaagaaggatgaggaggagctcATCGCTCTCGTTAACAGGATC GAGAAGCGGCGTGCTGAGAGGGCTGAACAGCTGAGGGTTCGTActgagcaggagaaggagaggcaggCTCGTCTCGCT gaagagaaggagaggagggagcaggaggaggcacGAAAGAAGCACGATGAGGAcgccaagaagaagaaggctcTGACAAACATGACTCAGCAATATGGCGGCGTCCAACAGAGG CAAGATGGAAAGAGGGGAGcgaagaagcagacagagagagagaagaagaagaagatcctGGCGGACAGGAGGAAGCCTCTCAACATCGACCATCTCAGCGAGGACAAAGTGAA GGAGAAGGCTGGCGAGCTGTGGCAGTGGCTGATGACACTGGAGGCCGAGAAGTTTGACCTCACCGAGAAactgaagagacagaaatatgAT ATCAATGTACTGCAGACCCGAATCAATGAGCAGCAGAAGTT CGCCAAAGGAAGAGGCAAGGCCAAGGGCAGGCTGAGATAG